In one window of Palaemon carinicauda isolate YSFRI2023 chromosome 2, ASM3689809v2, whole genome shotgun sequence DNA:
- the LOC137617464 gene encoding LOW QUALITY PROTEIN: CCN family member 2-like (The sequence of the model RefSeq protein was modified relative to this genomic sequence to represent the inferred CDS: inserted 1 base in 1 codon; deleted 1 base in 1 codon) produces MAVFRLVAVLVTWCWVAAGVVGMAGGQRAPCYQCEMYRETHPHSHPYTAVRAHCVYPCNCGPIPSCGPGTPIIQDGCRCCWQCARQAGESCDGVTLCDSSRSLTCRYNSTADATGVCQEVFEAKCVVNDTIYEHGETFTLDCRTQCTCQNGTYACVSLCPGETLLPSDQCLNPHLVSVPGQCCREWMCDTAPDKIVGPPECDRQSGRWSECSSSNCGVGVSVRWSTDNDQCRQVNQTRLCQVRSCQKQGQMDDPSLSAKTEKPTRKHHIRRGHTCKATLRHMQSVRLRAGWCISERRYKPKMCSDCPGKCCKIYASTTITVAFLCPLHANKDXVTATRPRQSPTSQEDLLENDVYNRDADVYDEGSDDVYPQSPSEDDVLKYPQPGKDLKDFSDSYEFPGQENYLRRIKKNSNYMDDSNSFSNDVFDDYYYPSDPNRSDNLLDDAPPFEIDNLTVDDDIEFNQIKNDNYETVHHQVEWILRCKCQDSCQDESALEPKNKPSAPT; encoded by the exons ATGGCGGTTTTCCGACTTGTAGCCGTCTTAGTGACATGGTGTTGGGTAGCAGCGGGCGTTGTTGGCATGGCCGGAGGTCAGAGGGCGCCTTGCTACCAGTGTGAAATGTATAGAGAGACTCATCCCCATTCTCACCCATATACAGCT GTAAGAGCCCACTGCGTGTACCCTTGCAATTGCGGTCCAATACCTTCGTGTGGACCGGGCACGCCCATCATCCAAGACGGGTGTAGGTGCTGCTGGCAGTGTGCCAGGCAGGCTGGGGAATCCTGCGACGGAGTGACCCTGTGTGATTCTTCTAGGAGTTTGACCTGTAGGTATAACAGCACAGCGGATGCCACAGGGGTGTGTCAAG AAGTGTTTGAGGCTAAATGTGTTGTTAATGATACCATCTACGAACACGGAGAAACATTTACGCTGGATTGTAGGACACAGTGTACATGCCAG AATGGAACCTACGCCTGCGTATCGCTATGCCCTGGAGAAACACTCTTACCGAGCGACCAATGTCTGAACCCGCATCTGGTGTCGGTTCCCGGACAATGTTGTCGGGAGTGGATGTGTGATACGGCCCCAG ACAAAATTGTCGGACCTCCGGAATGTGACAGACAATCTGGACGCTGGTCCGAATGCTCTTCGAGCAACTGTGGCGTGGGCGTGTCTGTCAGATGGTCAACTGACAACGACCAGTGCCGGCAGGTCAACCAGACGCGACTGTGCCAGGTCAGATCGTGTCAGAAGCAAGGTCAGATGGACGATCCGTCGCTTTCTGCCAAGACGGAGAAACCTACGAGGAAACATCACATTAGG CGAGGCCACACATGCAAAGCCACCCTTCGGCATATGCAATCCGTCCGCCTTCGA GCCGGATGGTGTATCAGCGAGAGAAGATACAAACCAAAGATGTGCTCCGACTGCCCAGGAAAATGCTGCAAGATCTACGCCTCTACGACCATCACAGTGGCTTTCCTGTGCCCCCTCCACGCCAACAAAG TTGTAACAGCTACGAGACCCAGGCAGTCACCCACTTCCCAGGAGGATTTGCTTGAGAATGATGTTTACAACCGCGATGCAGACGTCTATGACGAAGGTAGTGATGATGTTTATCCCCAATCTCCCTCGGAGGATGATGTTTTGAAATATCCTCAGCCGGGGAAGGACTTGAAGGACTTTAGCGACTCCTACGAGTTCCCGGGCCAAGAGAACTACCTGAGACGCATCAAGAAAAACAGTAATTATATGGACGACTCGAATAGCTTCTCCAACGACGTTTTCGATGACTACTACTACCCGAGCGACCCCAACCGAAGCGACAACCTCCTGGATGACGCCCCGCCCTTCGAGATTGACAACCTGACGGTGGATGACGACATCGAGTTTAACCAGATCAAAAACGACAACTACGAGACGGTGCATCACCAGGTCGAGTGGATACTGAGGTGCAAGTGTCAAGACTCTTGCCAAGACGAGTCGGCTCTGGAACCCAAAAACAAACCCTCTGCCCCTACCTAA